The Acidianus manzaensis genome has a window encoding:
- a CDS encoding DUF1464 family protein: MLFAGVDPGSESYAIAIVDELGKIRQYFEVPTDVVVHEASNIAKYIFNFKPKIIALPSGHGLPFFKSSKISDKEIFLLTLADPNKEGPLRSLLLNLKSENAYTIPSVIELDSVSLYKKINKIDMGTADKVSAAFFYRTMFDSFVLLEVGRHFSSIIVVKDGSIIDGFGGTEIPGLVSPGCIDGEVAYLLHKFSNITKSTIYTNGNEERSIEIARLIAEWYSFTYKIPIIVSGKGKNKIPFGIKMEFEFKEVAIGAAYIANALGGGVFRKYISMLNSHGTAIDYVRLEGWEDAISWIKTL; encoded by the coding sequence GTGTTATTTGCTGGTGTAGATCCTGGTAGTGAAAGCTATGCTATAGCGATCGTAGATGAACTAGGAAAAATAAGACAATATTTTGAAGTTCCAACAGATGTAGTAGTCCATGAAGCTAGCAATATAGCAAAATATATCTTTAATTTTAAACCTAAAATTATAGCACTACCATCAGGACATGGATTACCATTTTTTAAATCTTCTAAAATATCTGATAAGGAAATATTTCTTCTAACTCTAGCGGATCCAAATAAAGAAGGACCATTAAGAAGTCTATTGTTAAATTTAAAATCAGAAAACGCCTATACTATCCCATCCGTTATAGAATTAGATAGTGTAAGCTTGTATAAAAAAATTAATAAAATCGACATGGGTACTGCAGATAAAGTATCTGCAGCCTTCTTTTATAGGACAATGTTTGATTCATTTGTATTACTTGAGGTTGGTAGACATTTTTCATCAATAATAGTAGTCAAAGATGGATCTATAATAGACGGATTTGGAGGAACAGAAATTCCAGGTTTAGTATCACCAGGATGTATTGATGGAGAAGTAGCATATTTGTTACATAAATTTTCCAATATAACCAAAAGTACAATATACACTAATGGAAATGAAGAAAGAAGCATAGAAATAGCAAGGTTAATAGCTGAATGGTATAGTTTTACATATAAAATACCAATAATTGTATCAGGAAAGGGTAAAAATAAAATTCCATTTGGAATTAAGATGGAATTTGAATTTAAAGAAGTAGCTATAGGTGCTGCATATATAGCAAATGCATTAGGTGGAGGAGTTTTTAGAAAATATATTAGCATGCTTAATAGTCATGGTACTGCTATAGATTATGTAAGGCTTGAAGGATGGGAAGACGCTATTTCTTGGATAAAGACATTGTAA
- a CDS encoding adenylate kinase produces MKMGIVTGIPGVGKTTVLNNVAEILKAEGRVFKIMNYGDYMLNTAIRDGYVNNRDEMRKLPLSKQKELQTIAAKRIVDDALSLGDNGLAFIDTHAVIRTPSGYLPGLPKHVIEVLSPQVIFVLESNPQDILNRQLKDKDRIRSDYSDINVITETMNFARYAAMASAVLVGASVKVIINKEGDPKIASKEIVNSMM; encoded by the coding sequence TTGAAAATGGGTATTGTAACAGGTATTCCAGGTGTTGGAAAAACAACAGTATTAAATAATGTAGCTGAAATATTAAAGGCAGAAGGTAGAGTTTTTAAGATAATGAATTATGGAGATTATATGTTAAATACTGCTATAAGAGATGGATATGTTAATAATAGGGATGAGATGAGAAAACTTCCATTAAGTAAGCAGAAAGAATTGCAGACAATTGCTGCAAAGAGGATAGTTGATGATGCTTTAAGTTTGGGAGATAATGGTTTAGCGTTTATAGATACTCATGCTGTCATAAGAACTCCTTCTGGATATTTACCGGGTTTACCTAAACATGTTATTGAAGTTTTATCGCCGCAAGTTATTTTTGTTTTAGAAAGTAATCCACAAGATATTTTAAATAGACAACTAAAAGATAAGGATAGGATTAGATCAGATTATTCGGATATTAATGTAATTACTGAAACAATGAATTTTGCAAGATATGCAGCTATGGCATCTGCTGTGTTAGTAGGAGCTTCTGTAAAAGTAATCATAAATAAAGAAGGAGATCCTAAAATAGCATCAAAAGAAATAGTTAATTCAATGATGTAA
- a CDS encoding archease, whose amino-acid sequence MKKFEFFDNTADVGIKAYGRTLEEAFENSALAVFEVMTNTSQVKPIEEREVEIDGIDLENLLYKWIESLLIFYDSELLVFSKFKVDIDQVNMKLHGIAWGEKFRDQFERRTLVKAMTYSLLSINKINDQYVITFVVDI is encoded by the coding sequence ATGAAAAAATTCGAGTTCTTTGATAACACAGCAGACGTAGGGATCAAAGCTTATGGAAGAACCTTAGAAGAGGCTTTTGAAAATTCAGCCCTAGCAGTTTTTGAAGTAATGACTAATACATCTCAAGTAAAACCTATTGAGGAAAGAGAAGTAGAAATAGACGGAATAGATTTAGAGAATTTACTTTATAAATGGATAGAGTCACTACTAATTTTCTACGATTCTGAGCTCTTAGTTTTTAGCAAATTTAAAGTAGATATAGATCAGGTTAATATGAAATTGCACGGTATTGCATGGGGAGAAAAATTCAGAGATCAATTTGAAAGGCGTACATTAGTAAAAGCAATGACATATAGTCTATTATCTATAAATAAAATAAATGATCAATACGTAATAACATTCGTAGTAGATATTTAA
- a CDS encoding 50S ribosomal protein L34e: MVSPKLRSKSFRRTYVKLPSGKSKIHYNEKKNGSAKCQICNRPLQAVPTNKVNNLSKSEKRPQRVFGGVLCHECVENLIKQAVRGNS; this comes from the coding sequence ATGGTAAGCCCTAAATTAAGGAGTAAATCTTTTAGAAGGACTTATGTTAAGTTACCTAGTGGGAAATCTAAAATTCATTATAATGAAAAAAAGAATGGATCAGCTAAATGTCAGATATGTAATAGGCCATTACAAGCCGTTCCTACGAATAAGGTTAATAATCTATCAAAATCTGAAAAGAGACCACAGAGAGTTTTTGGAGGAGTTTTATGCCATGAATGTGTTGAAAATTTAATAAAGCAAGCAGTGAGAGGAAACTCATGA
- a CDS encoding nucleotidyltransferase domain-containing protein, giving the protein MGRRYFLDKDIVKDKNNNIYVVLTNYNPPGYIFAYLKYYYSGKGLWKGYDRVFKYYGVKNLLEITQEFQYEPCYGVKYPILSLSNIKNHYKPDEKILEIINKSHNTDLEIIMLEILSKIKLNLRIGIGGSLLLGINHEKSDIDFIIYGKKSILDFINNFDGFEEDKDWIYETAQNYSLPLDLVKKIYTKKTRGTYKNIKYSFLFVDDIPWKYCEMTCEKVGKIEVEGIIENEGAKSLVYPSTGLLHTSNLTYKIISYEGIFNYIIYEGGNVKVRGMLMKCNDENVIIIGDREVGGYIKPTL; this is encoded by the coding sequence ATGGGAAGACGCTATTTCTTGGATAAAGACATTGTAAAAGATAAAAATAATAATATATACGTAGTTCTAACAAATTATAACCCTCCTGGTTATATATTTGCCTATTTAAAATATTATTATTCGGGTAAAGGACTATGGAAGGGATATGATAGAGTATTTAAATATTATGGTGTGAAAAATTTACTAGAAATTACACAAGAGTTTCAGTATGAGCCGTGTTATGGAGTGAAATATCCAATTCTTAGCCTATCTAATATAAAAAATCACTATAAACCAGATGAAAAAATATTGGAGATAATAAACAAATCTCATAATACTGATCTAGAAATTATAATGCTTGAGATTTTATCGAAAATAAAATTAAATTTAAGGATTGGAATAGGCGGTTCATTACTTTTAGGGATAAATCACGAAAAATCAGATATAGATTTTATTATTTATGGTAAAAAGTCAATTTTAGACTTTATAAACAATTTCGACGGATTTGAAGAAGACAAAGATTGGATATATGAAACAGCACAAAATTATTCTTTACCACTAGATTTAGTTAAAAAAATATACACTAAAAAAACAAGAGGAACGTATAAGAACATTAAATATTCATTTCTGTTTGTAGATGATATACCTTGGAAATATTGCGAGATGACTTGCGAAAAGGTAGGAAAAATAGAGGTTGAAGGAATCATAGAAAATGAAGGCGCTAAATCTTTAGTCTATCCGTCCACTGGACTATTACACACTTCAAACTTAACGTATAAAATTATATCCTACGAAGGAATATTCAATTATATCATATATGAAGGAGGTAACGTTAAAGTAAGAGGAATGTTAATGAAATGTAACGATGAAAACGTTATAATTATAGGTGACAGAGAAGTTGGAGGATATATTAAACCAACTTTGTAG
- the cedA gene encoding DNA import protein CedA encodes MINIGQILLLSSSLASLTYFLGTLIMALPIPLYGIKKWGTRLITDGIYSAIWINIYGTIISVMQYINSLLGVSWSYYYQWIYAVLVEEVDLYAIIRTVYVAASISQDPALTVFLAPLSFIFSFLTGLITTTETLLVISNVVYEYAPVFVVLGILFLSIPFRIGRSVGGSLIAFGVVFYSALPYLPQFLTSLGINILNISVSGNDITNTVNFLITQAIPLLVEGTLVFPIAYLIILSGITIGLGSAITGYSSRMPIPIEIF; translated from the coding sequence ATGATAAATATTGGGCAAATTTTGCTTTTATCTTCTTCTTTAGCTTCATTAACATATTTTTTAGGCACATTAATAATGGCATTACCTATCCCACTATACGGTATAAAAAAATGGGGAACAAGATTAATAACAGATGGAATTTATTCTGCAATATGGATTAATATATATGGTACTATCATTTCTGTAATGCAGTATATTAATAGTCTTCTAGGAGTTAGTTGGAGTTACTATTACCAATGGATATATGCTGTTTTAGTGGAAGAAGTAGACTTATACGCAATTATTAGAACTGTATATGTAGCCGCATCCATTTCTCAAGATCCTGCTTTAACAGTGTTTCTGGCTCCTTTATCATTTATATTTTCATTTTTAACAGGACTAATTACTACTACTGAGACATTATTAGTTATATCAAATGTTGTTTATGAATATGCGCCAGTTTTTGTTGTGTTAGGAATTTTATTTTTATCTATCCCATTTAGGATAGGGAGAAGTGTAGGAGGTTCTTTAATAGCTTTTGGAGTGGTTTTTTATTCTGCATTACCATATTTACCTCAATTTTTGACATCATTAGGAATTAATATTCTGAATATTTCAGTATCAGGAAATGATATAACTAATACGGTTAATTTTCTCATAACACAAGCAATACCATTACTGGTAGAAGGGACTTTAGTTTTTCCTATAGCATATTTAATAATTTTAAGCGGAATTACAATAGGTTTAGGTTCTGCAATAACTGGATATTCATCTAGAATGCCAATTCCTATAGAAATATTTTAG
- the cmk gene encoding (d)CMP kinase has product MIIVVSGPSGSGKTTIAKSLSEKYNLRFISAGTLFRDLAKKSGKDLISMNKDAEKSFDVDKLIDTRILEESRKGNAVIESHIAGWLLKDIADLSVYLWAPLEVRAKRISNRDNLSYNDALLKIIEREESHYFRFWKYYGIDLFDLTPFDIVLNTSKISVNDIICIITKYLDNFSSNN; this is encoded by the coding sequence ATGATTATAGTTGTCAGTGGTCCATCAGGGAGTGGAAAGACCACTATTGCTAAAAGTTTATCTGAAAAATATAATTTACGTTTTATTTCTGCTGGTACTCTTTTTAGAGATTTAGCCAAAAAATCTGGAAAGGACCTTATAAGCATGAACAAAGATGCTGAAAAGAGTTTCGACGTAGACAAATTAATAGATACTAGAATTCTAGAAGAGTCAAGAAAGGGAAATGCTGTAATAGAATCGCATATTGCAGGTTGGCTATTAAAGGATATCGCAGATTTATCTGTATATCTTTGGGCTCCTCTTGAAGTAAGAGCTAAGAGGATATCAAACAGAGACAATTTATCATATAACGACGCATTATTAAAAATTATAGAAAGAGAAGAGAGTCATTACTTTAGATTCTGGAAATATTATGGAATTGATCTTTTTGATTTAACGCCATTTGATATTGTTTTAAACACGTCTAAAATAAGTGTGAATGATATTATATGTATTATTACTAAATACTTGGATAATTTTTCTTCTAACAACTAG
- a CDS encoding zinc ribbon domain-containing protein has product MQKLYSGRNINLQALAQEINSILLEEGWESSVQPSMMNPQYQDFVIRGLKKGHLHHAEELIVRLTGNPTEFRIIIEEEHIGPLGRELIDRRLIKQIDKEINDGLFDMATLQPSFQQPVQSMPMSTQPTVQPSLQQGGQQIRCPACGALNPPGSKFCSNCGSKLM; this is encoded by the coding sequence ATGCAAAAGTTATATTCAGGCAGAAATATAAATTTGCAAGCATTAGCTCAAGAAATAAATAGTATTTTATTAGAGGAAGGATGGGAATCAAGTGTTCAACCTAGCATGATGAATCCACAATACCAAGATTTTGTAATTAGAGGGCTCAAGAAAGGTCATTTACACCATGCTGAAGAATTAATAGTAAGACTAACCGGAAATCCTACAGAGTTTAGGATAATAATAGAAGAAGAGCATATAGGTCCTTTAGGTAGAGAATTAATAGATAGGAGGCTTATAAAACAAATTGATAAGGAAATTAATGATGGTTTATTCGATATGGCTACTTTACAACCTTCATTTCAACAACCGGTGCAGTCTATGCCTATGTCTACACAGCCTACTGTTCAACCTTCACTTCAGCAAGGCGGTCAGCAGATAAGATGCCCAGCATGTGGTGCCTTAAATCCACCAGGTTCAAAATTCTGTTCCAATTGTGGAAGTAAATTAATGTAA
- the cedA1 gene encoding DNA import protein CedA1, translating into MSGLEGLIQSLTTQVTETAWSIFILSWAIGWALRGSPIPIFRLKRGGQSIIEDAIIAAFWLAIGSTVFSLVSYLASQV; encoded by the coding sequence ATGTCTGGTTTAGAGGGGCTTATTCAAAGTCTTACTACGCAAGTTACAGAAACTGCATGGAGTATATTTATTTTATCTTGGGCTATTGGATGGGCTTTAAGAGGTTCTCCAATACCTATATTTAGGCTAAAAAGAGGAGGCCAGAGCATAATAGAAGATGCGATCATTGCAGCATTTTGGTTAGCTATTGGATCTACCGTATTTAGTTTAGTTTCGTATTTGGCATCTCAGGTGTAA